A genomic region of Lagopus muta isolate bLagMut1 chromosome 19, bLagMut1 primary, whole genome shotgun sequence contains the following coding sequences:
- the PTGES2 gene encoding prostaglandin E synthase 2 isoform X2 — translation MWQLNDSSVIISAIKTYLISKRNSLEEIVSFYPPMKTVTEQGKEVLEYGNKYWLMLDEKETKRVYPVKEVRVEEMQWRKWADDWLVHLISPNVYRTPKEALASFDYIVREGKFGTVEGFFAKYLGAVAMFFISKRLKKRHQLRDDVREDLYEAVDKWVKAIGKNRLFMGGSQPNLADLAVYGVLRVMEGLEAFDDMMFHTKIQPWYQRMEEAIQRAAA, via the exons GAGGAATAGCCTAGAAGAAATTGTGTCCTTTTATCCTCCCATGAAAACTGTGACTGAGCAAGGCAAGGAGGTACTTGagtatggaaataaatactgGCTCATGCTGGATGAGAAGGAGACAAAGCGAGTCTATCCTGTCAAAGAAGTGAGAGT GGAAGAAATGCAGTGGAGAAAATGGGCAGATGATTGGCTTGTTCACCTCATCTCCCCCAATGTTTACCGCACCCCCAAAGAAGCCTTGGCATCCTTTGATTACATCGTCCGCGAGGGGAAGTTTGGCACCGTGGAAGGTTTCTTTGCCAAGTACTTGGGGGCCGTTGCCATGTTCTTCATTAGCAAGAGACTGAAGAAAAG gCATCAGCTTCGCGATGATGTCCGCGAAGACTTGTACGAGGCAGTTGATAAGTGGGTGAAAGCCATTGGCAAGAACAGGCTGTTCATGGGTGGAAGCCAGCCAAACCTTGCTGACTTG GCAGTGTACGGAGTGCTGCGGGTCATGGAGGGGCTGGAAGCCTTTGACGACATGATGTTCCACACCAAGATTCAGCCTTGGTACCAGCGCATGGAAGAAGCCATTCAAAGAGCTGCAGCCTGA